The Hominilimicola fabiformis genome segment AACCGCAGCATAGAGCCGACTGCAAAAAGCTTTCTGAATCTGTAACTTCACTGTGCGATGCCGCACGAACTGTCTTATGCACATTGATATTATATCCAAGCAAGTTTCTCGGACACATATCACTACACATTGTACAGTTACAGCAAGCTGCAGACGCACGCTTTAATGTCATTGAAATTGGCATTCTCTTACGTTGAATGATAGAATGAGTTTCAGGGAATATAAGAAGTCCCTTAGTTGTCTTAGTAACTGAATCGTTTTCCAAATCAACAAGTCTTCCCATCATAGGACCGCCGTTAATAACAGCCTTACCGTCAAGGTCACCGTGTCCTGTTGCCTCAAGCAACGCCTTAATCTTCATTCCGACAGGAACTTTAACTGTAATATCCTCATCAACGTCACCGCCGATTGTTACATACTTTTGAGTAACAGGCTGACCGTTTGTAATTGCACAGTGAATGTTATAAACAGTTTCAACGTTAATAACCATTACTCCGACCATTACAGGGATTGCTCCCTCCGGAATAATCTTGCCTGTTGTTTCATATGTAAGTACAACTTCGTCACCGGCAGGATAAATGTCAGGGATTTCCTTAATTCTTACCTTTGTACCCTCAAGTGATGCAACAATTTTTGTATCCAAAAGGTGCATATTCTTACCCTTAATACCGATAATTGCCTCATCTGCACCCATTGTATCAATTAGTACATTAAGTGTATCAACAAGTGCCTGAAGGTGATGTTCCAAAATGTGATGGTCAACCATCATCAATGGTTCACATTCTGCCGCATTCACTATAATCTGTTTTACTTTGTCTGAAATTTTTCTGTGAGTAGGGAATCCGGCACCACCGGCACCGACTATACCTGCATCATATACAATTTTCTGAAGCTCTTCAAATGTCATTTTGCTTCTTCCTCCCCAAAGAGTTATTATGTGGGTTTATTTACTGAATTTAATCAGCATTGTTTCTCGTCAAGTATACCGACAATCGTTGCGTCAACTGGTGAATTTGCATCACCGATTGCAACTCTCGCACTGCTACCCGTAGTAATTATAACGTCCTCACCGATACCGGCGCCGACTCCGTCAACTGCTACAAGGAACTTATCGACAAGATTTTTATTTTCAATACATTGTACAAGCATAAACTTATATCCCACCAAACCTTCAAGTTTATGAGTTGATACAACGCTTCCATATACTCTGCCAATAATCATTATTATCAATCCTCTTATTAGACAAAAAGCCTAATATGGTTATTTTTCTAAAATCACAACTCTGTCGCCTGTCTTTATTGCACAGGCATTTGCGTCATCAGTATCGATGTGCATTTCCGTATTAAAGTCTTCTCTAACTCTGACCTGAACGTTATAGAAACGTGTCGGTTTTGAGTTTTGGATTTCAACATCAACGATGTCATTATCCTTAATTCCATACTTTTCTGCCTCTGCAGGAGTCATATGTATGTGTCTGTTGGCTATGATACAGCCTTCATTTAAAAATATACTGCCCTTTGGACCAACCAACGCCATCGGCGCACTGCCCTTTAACTCGCCTGAAGGACGTACAGGCGGACTAACCTTTAATTTAAAGGTATCTGTTCTTGAAATTTCAACTTGTGATTGTTTTCTGACAGGACCAAGTACACGAACACCCTCGATTGTACGAAGTGACGGACTTACCAATGTTACACATTCTTCTGCAGCAAACTGATCACCCATTAGCATTTTCTTTACAGTAAGTTCGTGTCCCTTACCGAAAAGAATTTCCAAATGTTCCTGTGATAAATGAACATGTCTTGCCGACACGCCGACTTTTATTCCTTTATTATCTTCTTTTTGCTTAATAATATCTACAACTGCCTTAGCAATCATATCTTGCAAATTGTTGTCCATTCCTTTTTCCTCCTAAAAATTGAGGTTTCATTCCCCATAGCTGTGACGGGAAAATTAAATTTCCCCGTCAGCCATGTCGGAATCGGACTTAACGTCCATACTTCGCCTTATGTATTTCTACATAAGAATTTTTACTTACTAAATCAAACAGCAGGTAAAATCTTTTCAACGTCACTGTGTGGACGAGGAATTACGTGAACTGATACAAGTTCACCAAGTCTTGAACCTGCTGCAGCACCTGCGTCTGTTGCAGCCTGAACTGCACCAACGTCGCCTCTTACCATAACTGTTACAAGACCTGAACCGATTCTTTCTGTACCGATTAGTGTAACGTTTGCAGCCTTAACCATAGCATCTGCTGCCTCGATTGCTGCTACAAGACCTCTTGTTTCTACCATACCTAATGCTTCTACTGCCATTTTAAATTTCCTCCTATTTTTTCTTGGGCAAATGCCCTTTTTTACTTAATTTATTTATCTAAAAGCACCAATGTGCAAATTAGAACTTAATTATTGTGTTTTCTTCGGACGACCGCGTCTTCTTGTTGCCGGTTTCTTTTCGGCAGTTGTTTTCGCAGTCTTTTCCGTTTCTGTTGATTTCTCAACTGTTTTTGGTTTTTCAGCCTTAACCGGAGTTTCTTTTATCGCTCCGACGTGTGTTCCCGCAATTTCCGAGTTAGGCTTTTTCTCCTCCTCGTCAAGATGCAAGAACTTAAATATCTCATGATGAGGTCTTGCTATAACCTGTGACGCTTTCAAACATCCGTCCTTTGTAGCTCTTGCCACACCGGCGTCAACTGACGCTTTTACGGAAGTAAGTTCGCCTCTTACGACTATTGTTACAAGTCTGCCTCCAAGCTTACGCTCTGTCGCAACAAACTCAACATCAGCCGCTTTCAGCATATCGTCAAGCATTATAATAGCATTTCCCAACGCTGAAACCTCAACCAAACCTAATGAATATTCCATCTGCTAACCTCCTACTTAAATCGAAGGCAGGATTTTGGCAATGTCATCATGCGGACGAGGAATTACATTAACTGCATAAACCTCTCCGATTTCTTTTGCCACTGCCTCACCGGCTTTAACAGCCGCCGTAACAGCGTCAACATCGCCTTGAATCACTACATTCACAAGACCTGAGCCGATTTTCTCAGTTCCGACTACCCATACGTCAGCGGTTTTGGTCATAACGTCGGAAGCTTCAATAGAAGCGGTAAGACTTCTTGTTTCGATAAATCCTAATGCCTGCACTCCTATATCATTCCTTTCCTTAAATTTACGCTACGCGTTATTTGGTATATGACCTACCTTATCTCTGCCGACACTTGTTCGGTTCGCCATTTTTTGCGAATCGTCGGTTGGTCTTGCAATTATGTGCTTATTTATAAGTCCGGATATGCTCTCCGCTGTTCTTGCAGCCGCATCAACCGCCGCAGTAACGGCACTGACACTGCCTTGAACTTTGACAGCCATAATAAGCGGTACTTCTACCGAATCGGCGTTTGCCGGCTTATTTGAGTCGATTGCAATAACTTTAACGTCTGCAGCTTTTGCAGCCGCGTCTGCCGCTGTTATCGCAGTAACAAATCCGAACATTTCTATAATTCCTATTGCGTCATTCATACTTATTCAGCCTTTCTTCCGAGGTTTAGATTAAGTCTTTTCTGACGTAAGCTATTTTCAATCCCTTCTGAGCAAGGTTTGTTTCAAGTGCCTCGTTCATTTCTTCAAGTGGGAATCTGTGTGTAATAAGTTCCTTAATAGGCAATCCGATTGCGATTGCTCTCTTTAAGAAATCAAATGTTGTAGCATAATCTCTAAGAGTATATACCCATGAGCCTACAAGCGTAATTTCCTTTGAGCAAAGGTCAAAGTGAGGATTGATTGTAGCGTCACCGCCGTTGATAAAGAAACCAAGTTCACAAAGTCCGCCGCCGTTTCTGATGAACTTATAGATATTGCTGTGAGCAACAGGCGAACCTGTACACTGGAATGCAAAATCCGCAAGATGTCCGCCGAAAGCGTCCTTTACAGCATTTGCAAGGTTATCGATACCCTTGTAGTTCATAAAGTTAACTGTTTCACCGGCACCCATTCTCTTAGCGAATGCAAGTCTTTGTTCATTACCGTCAACTGCAACGATATTTTCAATACCCATTGTGCGTAGAACTGCTATACAGATAAGACCGATAGGTCCGCAACCCTGAACAACAACTCTTGAGTTAAATCTCAAAATGTTAGTTGTCTTTGCTCTTTCAACAGCGTGTACCAAAACCGCACATGGCTCGATAAGAATTCTTGAATCAAGATCAAGGTCGCTTACGTTAAACACTGTTGAACCGCCTCTGATAAGAATGTAGTCACTGTACCAGCCGTTTAGGTGAACGTTATCATCAGGAAGAAGTCCGTAAACGTCTGCACCGCCTACATTTTGCTTATTAAGGTCAAACATTGTAATATCAGGATCGTCTTTGAAAATCATACAAGTAACAACCTTATCACCGATGTTTAAAGGCTTACCTGCGCTATCTTTCTTAACGTTTTTACCCATCTTTACGATTTCACCCGTACCCTCGTGTCCAAGAACAACAGGGATAAGTGAGAATGGGTCATTCTTATATTCGTGAGCATCTGTACCGCAAACACCGCAGCCTTCAACTCTTACAAGAATATCGTCATCACCCAACTCAGGGATTGGGTATTCCTGAATTTCAAAGTGCTTTAATTCTGTCATCATAGCAACTTTTGCAGTCTTTGGAATGTCACCGTTCGGAGCTGCTTGTGCTTTTGGAGCTGATGCAGGAGCACCGCTTGTCATTTCTTGCAAAACCTGTTGTACAAGCTTTGCTACATCATTTTCGTTTATATTCAAGGTTTTCACTCCTTTTTATATGATATTAAGTGCGTCTGAAAGTACGCATCTTCTCTGACGTGTAAAACTTCTCGGAGAAGTGATACCCTCACCTGTCGGACCGGCAATAGTAAAGGTTGTCCAACCTTCAGCGTTAAAGCCGATACCTGCATATGACGGAGCATTCTTAACAAATATTGTTGTACAGATTGCTTTTGCATATTGTGTCATATGGTCAACATTCTTTGAATGAAGATGAGCGCTGTGACGATTGCCGTGTTCAGCCTTAACAGCCATTTCAACAGCCTCGTCGAATGTATCTACTCTGACGATAGGAAGTATCGGCATCATAAGTTCTGTCTGAACAAATGCCTGTGAAAACTCTGTTTCACAAATGATACATCTAATATCGTCACCGACATTGATACCGATTTGAGCAAGAATCTTCTTTGCGTCACGTCCAACCCAATCCTTATTGATAACACGTTTTGGCTGTTCGCCCTCTTTTTTAGGCTTTGACCAAACAAGGACAACATCCTCAAGTTGTTTAACTTGTGCCGCATTGATTAGGTAAGCACCGTTCTTCAACATATTCTGAATAAGCTCGTCCGCAACATTTTTCATTACGAAACATTCTTTTTCAGCGATACAAGGAAGATTGTTATCAAATGTACATCCGTCGATAATATCTTTAGCCGCCTTTGGAATGTCGGCAGTATCATCAACAACAACAGGAGGGTTACCTGCGCCTGCGCCGATAGCTTTCTTTCCGCTTGAAAGCAGCATTTTAACAACGCCCGGACCGCCTGTTGCAACAAGCATTCTTACTGATGGGTCATTAACCATCTTAGCAGAAGTTTCTCTTGTCGGTTCTTTTACTGTACATACGATATTTTCCGGACCGCCTGCCGCAAGAATAGCTCTGTTGACAAGGTCAACAGCATATGCTGAAATTCTCTTTGCGTGCGGGTGCGGATTGAATATAACACCGTTACCGCCTGCAAGCATACAGATACTGTTACAAATAACTGTACAGCTTGGGTTTGTTGACGGTGTGATTGCACCGATAATTCCGAACGGAGCCATCTCAACAAGTGTAAGACCTCTGTCACCGGATAGTGCACGGGTTTCAAGGTCAGATGTACCAAGAGTTTTATCGGCAACAAGGTGATGCTTTAAAATCTTGTGATAAACATTACCCATTTTAGTATCCTCAACAGCCAACTTAGCCATTGGTTCAGCCTCTTCATGAGTAAGACGTCTGATTTCCTTTATAATATTTTCCCTTTGTTCTTTATTATAATGTCTAAAGGTCGTGTAAGCTTTGTTACAAGCTGCAATGGCCTCTTCCATTGTATCGAATACACCAAGCTGCTTTCTTGCAGGCTTGTTATCGAATGATGAAATATCCATTCCGGCAATAACGTTTTTAACGATTTCGCTTACTTGCTTTTCATCTACCATTAACTTTTCCAACCTCCTCAAGCAAATCGGGCTTTAAAATACGCGTCGGCAACCATTGCAAGAGTTGTATCTTGTTCTTTTGTGCCGCCTGAAACTCCGATTCCGCCGTATATTTTTTTGTCTGTTCTAAGCGGATAACCTCCGCCCAACAGCAATATTCCGTTTCCGTTTGTAAGTCCGTCAAGCGAACCGCCTCTTGATTCATCAAGTGCGATATGTGTAGGCATTTTCAGTGCTACGGCTGTATAAGCCTTATCCTGTGACGCCTGAACGCTTGCTATGTAACTATCGTCCATTGCGTGAAGAAGTACAAGATTTGCACCCTCGTCACGAATTGCAACAACCACTTTAACTCCCAAAATCGTCGCCGCTTTTTCAACTGCCTCGGCAAGTTCTTTCGCCATAGCAATAGTCATCTTTTCGGGACTTTCATGTTTGCAATTTCCGCCGCACTTACATTGTTTTTTACACTCTTTTTTCACTTCCGGTTTAACCTCCGTCGGTTTAGGAGCAGAAACAGGTTTTGCGACTTTTTTTTGTTTAACGGTTTGTCCAGAGTTAAGGCGTACTGCCAACTCATCGACAAGTTCATCAATAGTTTTCATGATGTTTCTCCGTTACTTATTTATTAAGTTGTTCCATAACTTTCTTTGTTACTTCTGCAACAAGGCTTTCCATATCCTTATTTGATGATGAAGGAGTCGGGCAAACCTGTGAAGGAAGCGGTTGGAAACCATGATAAGCGGCTGATGATTCTACGCCGTACTTTTCATTAGCCTCTGTCGGTGACATTGAGCAAGTATCGTCACCTTCATAACAACCCGGACAAAGCTTTTCCATAGGGTGCTTACCCGGAACGCCGAATTGCTTTCTAAGTTCAACAAGTTTCTTAACTTCACCGCAAGGGATTTCCTTTTCACCGCCAAGCATTCTTGCATAGAAAAGTAGCTTTGCGTAAAATTCTGTTGATTCCATTCTGAAGAATGCTGTGTTTAGGTCACAACCGAATGAAAGTGCACCGTGGTTTGCAAGTAGAATTGCATCATAATCTTGAAGATATGGTTCAAGTGATTCAGGAATTTCCATTGTTGACGGTGTACCGTATTGTGCGATTGGCACTGCACCAAGGAAGATGATAGCTTCCGGCATAATTAGCTTGTCAAGCGGAATACCTGCGATAGCAAATGAAGTTGCAATCGGAGGATGAGCATGAACAACGGCATTTACGTCCGGTCTTTGCTGATAAACCTTCAAGTGCATTTTGAATTCTGATGAAGGTTTCCAAGGGCCGTTAGCCTCTTTTATATTACCTTGTCCATCAACTTTACAAATCATTTCAGGAGTCATGAAACCCTTACTTACGCCTGTCGGTGTAACATAGTAATTGTTGTCATCAATTTTGACTGAAAAGTTACCGTCATTTGCGGCAACAAAACCGTCATTATAAATTCTCCTTCCGATTTCGCATAATTCTTTCTTAATTTCAAAGTCAGACTTATACATTTGTTTTCCCTCTTTTCTTTGTTTTTTTTGGTTTTATTTTGTTTTGTCTTTATTATACACCATATAAGTCTTGTTGTAAAGACTTTTTTCTGTGTTTTTGTGCTGTTTACCGCACAGACAAATTGTAAATTAATATCTTTAACTGTACATTATTATTTTATCACAAAACACCTATACTTTGCAAGTCTTTTGCGTAACATTTTGCACAATAAAACTTATTATTTTTTCCGCTTTATCAATAATATACAATCGTAATAAGTGAATTTTGTGAAATGTAACCAAAATGTAATATTGTTGTATTATAATTGCAATCTTATATTTTATTTCGCTATAAAAATAACGGACGCATTCGCGTCCGTTATTTTATTATTATTTTCAGAAATTAGTTTACAAATCTGTAAATAACGATTTCTTGTAGAGCACCCTTATCACAGAATCTTGCTATTGCATAATCACCTGTTTTTGTTTCAGAATCATATGGCTCAAGATCTGAAATCTCACTACCGTCTGTATCAATAGAAGCCTTACCGGTCTTTATATTGATTTCAATAGTATCCATAAGCTTTGATGAGTCGAATTGAAGAGTATTCAATGCACTTGCATCAATTTCAACCTTAGCCTCATCATCAAGATCTGATGAAAGCACTGCACCATATACCATCATATTACGAGCAATAAATTGGTTATATGCACCAAACGGTAGAGCATCGGCTACAGTCTTACCTTCATATACTTGTTTATACACATCATCTGCGTCAAGTACCAAGACAATTCTATCTCCACCATCATAAAGAATATAATCGCCCTCTGATAAGTAATCAGTCAATTTAGCACCAGATTGTGCATTCCAAATATCTGTTGTTGAATAGAACTTGCTACCACCCTGGTCTGCAATAATGCCGTTATTCTTACCCTTGTTATTCAACTTACCTAAAACAGCATTCTTTGTTGTTGTAAGAGATACTTCTGCACCATTAAAGTAACCATTGATTGTGTAAACTGTGTTGTCATCATCATCAACACCAGTTTCAATTTCATTAACGACCATTGTCGGATTGTTAGCAGCCGTATCAATATCCTTTACTGCTGCAAGAGCATCCGCACTTGAAGTAAAGTTGATAAGAATTGTAGGAACATTTGTATTTTCAAATTGACCAACAACGAAATCACGACTTGAACCGTTTTCTCTTACCACATAAGAACCTGAATTTACTGTACCAACCTTATAGTTGTCTGCATTTTTCATATCTGCTGCAGTCTTTGGAACTGACATTTCAACAATACCGTCACCAATCTTATATCCGCCAACAAGACCAGATACAACCGCAGTACTCTTTAAGTTTGTTGGATTAATTCTAAGAGCCTTGTCATCAGAAACTGTTTTAGCATTAACTGCACAATATAATCTTGTAATATTGCCACTTGAATTAACTTTATACTTTACAAGTCTAATTGCAACATTTGCATCAGATGAAAGTTTCATAAATGAATTTGCACTTACAAGAGCTGAAATTGTTGACTTAGCCTCTTCTTTTGAAGAAAGTGTTGTAGCAGCTGTTGCTGTAGGAGCCCAGTAATCAACACTTGAACCAAGCTTATATTCAGCTGACTTACCGTCTTGAGTCATCATTTCAATAATGTAACCGCTACCGTCTTCTGCGTCATAGCCGTTCATAATCCAACCATACTTTTCACCTGATTGAAGAACACTTCCGCCTGCTGATTCAATATAAGCTATACGACCGAACATATCTGTATAGAATGTTGATTGTGTACCGCTTACAAGATCGCCAACTGCAACGTTTGCAACATCGTACTTTGTACCGTTGA includes the following:
- the eutM gene encoding ethanolamine utilization microcompartment protein EutM, whose amino-acid sequence is MAVEALGMVETRGLVAAIEAADAMVKAANVTLIGTERIGSGLVTVMVRGDVGAVQAATDAGAAAGSRLGELVSVHVIPRPHSDVEKILPAV
- a CDS encoding 4Fe-4S dicluster domain-containing protein, yielding MTFEELQKIVYDAGIVGAGGAGFPTHRKISDKVKQIIVNAAECEPLMMVDHHILEHHLQALVDTLNVLIDTMGADEAIIGIKGKNMHLLDTKIVASLEGTKVRIKEIPDIYPAGDEVVLTYETTGKIIPEGAIPVMVGVMVINVETVYNIHCAITNGQPVTQKYVTIGGDVDEDITVKVPVGMKIKALLEATGHGDLDGKAVINGGPMMGRLVDLENDSVTKTTKGLLIFPETHSIIQRKRMPISMTLKRASAACCNCTMCSDMCPRNLLGYNINVHKTVRAASHSEVTDSESFLQSALCCGCGVCTVIGCQQMLDPQKISMDVKGALGRKGLRRQNNQAPQQVRPERASRLVSSSVLIDRLGIRKYVKAHVERKYIDFAPNEVYIELKQHVGKPASATVKVGDTVKVGDVVAQTAYEDLGTTMHASIDGKVKAVTDRFVIIER
- the pduL gene encoding phosphate propanoyltransferase — encoded protein: MDNNLQDMIAKAVVDIIKQKEDNKGIKVGVSARHVHLSQEHLEILFGKGHELTVKKMLMGDQFAAEECVTLVSPSLRTIEGVRVLGPVRKQSQVEISRTDTFKLKVSPPVRPSGELKGSAPMALVGPKGSIFLNEGCIIANRHIHMTPAEAEKYGIKDNDIVDVEIQNSKPTRFYNVQVRVREDFNTEMHIDTDDANACAIKTGDRVVILEK
- a CDS encoding aldehyde dehydrogenase family protein; protein product: MVDEKQVSEIVKNVIAGMDISSFDNKPARKQLGVFDTMEEAIAACNKAYTTFRHYNKEQRENIIKEIRRLTHEEAEPMAKLAVEDTKMGNVYHKILKHHLVADKTLGTSDLETRALSGDRGLTLVEMAPFGIIGAITPSTNPSCTVICNSICMLAGGNGVIFNPHPHAKRISAYAVDLVNRAILAAGGPENIVCTVKEPTRETSAKMVNDPSVRMLVATGGPGVVKMLLSSGKKAIGAGAGNPPVVVDDTADIPKAAKDIIDGCTFDNNLPCIAEKECFVMKNVADELIQNMLKNGAYLINAAQVKQLEDVVLVWSKPKKEGEQPKRVINKDWVGRDAKKILAQIGINVGDDIRCIICETEFSQAFVQTELMMPILPIVRVDTFDEAVEMAVKAEHGNRHSAHLHSKNVDHMTQYAKAICTTIFVKNAPSYAGIGFNAEGWTTFTIAGPTGEGITSPRSFTRQRRCVLSDALNII
- a CDS encoding BMC domain-containing protein, translated to MNDAIGIIEMFGFVTAITAADAAAKAADVKVIAIDSNKPANADSVEVPLIMAVKVQGSVSAVTAAVDAAARTAESISGLINKHIIARPTDDSQKMANRTSVGRDKVGHIPNNA
- a CDS encoding zinc-dependent alcohol dehydrogenase, coding for MTSGAPASAPKAQAAPNGDIPKTAKVAMMTELKHFEIQEYPIPELGDDDILVRVEGCGVCGTDAHEYKNDPFSLIPVVLGHEGTGEIVKMGKNVKKDSAGKPLNIGDKVVTCMIFKDDPDITMFDLNKQNVGGADVYGLLPDDNVHLNGWYSDYILIRGGSTVFNVSDLDLDSRILIEPCAVLVHAVERAKTTNILRFNSRVVVQGCGPIGLICIAVLRTMGIENIVAVDGNEQRLAFAKRMGAGETVNFMNYKGIDNLANAVKDAFGGHLADFAFQCTGSPVAHSNIYKFIRNGGGLCELGFFINGGDATINPHFDLCSKEITLVGSWVYTLRDYATTFDFLKRAIAIGLPIKELITHRFPLEEMNEALETNLAQKGLKIAYVRKDLI
- a CDS encoding BMC domain-containing protein → MEYSLGLVEVSALGNAIIMLDDMLKAADVEFVATERKLGGRLVTIVVRGELTSVKASVDAGVARATKDGCLKASQVIARPHHEIFKFLHLDEEEKKPNSEIAGTHVGAIKETPVKAEKPKTVEKSTETEKTAKTTAEKKPATRRRGRPKKTQ
- a CDS encoding BMC domain-containing protein — protein: MQALGFIETRSLTASIEASDVMTKTADVWVVGTEKIGSGLVNVVIQGDVDAVTAAVKAGEAVAKEIGEVYAVNVIPRPHDDIAKILPSI
- a CDS encoding EutN/CcmL family microcompartment protein; translated protein: MIIGRVYGSVVSTHKLEGLVGYKFMLVQCIENKNLVDKFLVAVDGVGAGIGEDVIITTGSSARVAIGDANSPVDATIVGILDEKQC
- a CDS encoding heme-binding protein: MKTIDELVDELAVRLNSGQTVKQKKVAKPVSAPKPTEVKPEVKKECKKQCKCGGNCKHESPEKMTIAMAKELAEAVEKAATILGVKVVVAIRDEGANLVLLHAMDDSYIASVQASQDKAYTAVALKMPTHIALDESRGGSLDGLTNGNGILLLGGGYPLRTDKKIYGGIGVSGGTKEQDTTLAMVADAYFKARFA
- a CDS encoding class II aldolase/adducin family protein, producing the protein MYKSDFEIKKELCEIGRRIYNDGFVAANDGNFSVKIDDNNYYVTPTGVSKGFMTPEMICKVDGQGNIKEANGPWKPSSEFKMHLKVYQQRPDVNAVVHAHPPIATSFAIAGIPLDKLIMPEAIIFLGAVPIAQYGTPSTMEIPESLEPYLQDYDAILLANHGALSFGCDLNTAFFRMESTEFYAKLLFYARMLGGEKEIPCGEVKKLVELRKQFGVPGKHPMEKLCPGCYEGDDTCSMSPTEANEKYGVESSAAYHGFQPLPSQVCPTPSSSNKDMESLVAEVTKKVMEQLNK